One Myxococcota bacterium DNA segment encodes these proteins:
- the gspN gene encoding type II secretion system protein GspN, translating into MKKFLYVVFFGFAFIVSLYLTFPIDALRPYIEKQMQEALAGDPSHPLVLAPSVHIGELSLWRLSGVSVSNLRVQMGSETTEPGQTMEVQKLKFRFGIFSTFLSKMPKVQFDATIYDGRARGSVRMTDKGNLSDLWLDINQIDLQKLRGETPEGGLPLAGVVNLNADISLGKNPAKDGSGTLSLDFSNLSVGPGLFEIPGAGGAGLTLPLVKLGRFSGNASFQKGKATIQNLKLVGGDLEADVNASLELSENILFSPLKGAGWFKMKEDFKKKNPKMATLLELNPDMKAAEDADGKVYFTLFGSLVAPTPKWGKQP; encoded by the coding sequence GTGAAAAAGTTTTTATATGTTGTATTTTTTGGTTTCGCATTCATTGTTTCGCTCTATTTAACTTTTCCCATCGATGCTTTAAGACCCTATATCGAAAAGCAAATGCAAGAAGCGCTGGCAGGCGATCCGAGCCATCCTTTGGTCCTGGCGCCTAGCGTGCACATTGGCGAGTTATCTTTATGGCGATTGTCGGGTGTATCTGTTTCTAACCTTCGAGTGCAAATGGGCAGTGAGACCACTGAACCGGGTCAGACGATGGAAGTACAGAAACTGAAGTTTCGCTTTGGCATCTTTAGTACTTTTTTGTCAAAAATGCCCAAGGTCCAATTCGACGCTACCATCTATGACGGCAGAGCGCGCGGCTCGGTACGTATGACCGATAAGGGTAATTTGAGCGATCTGTGGCTGGATATAAACCAAATTGACCTGCAAAAACTAAGAGGCGAGACGCCCGAGGGCGGTTTACCCTTGGCTGGCGTGGTCAATCTCAATGCCGATATCAGCCTAGGCAAAAATCCTGCGAAAGACGGCTCTGGCACGTTGTCTTTAGATTTCAGCAATCTATCGGTTGGCCCTGGTTTGTTTGAAATACCTGGCGCTGGTGGTGCAGGTTTGACGCTGCCTCTCGTCAAATTGGGACGCTTTTCCGGAAACGCTTCTTTTCAAAAAGGCAAAGCGACTATCCAGAACTTAAAACTTGTAGGTGGTGATTTAGAAGCCGATGTGAATGCCAGTCTCGAGTTGTCCGAAAACATCTTGTTCAGCCCCCTAAAAGGCGCAGGCTGGTTCAAAATGAAAGAAGATTTCAAGAAGAAAAACCCAAAAATGGCGACTCTGCTTGAGCTAAACCCAGATATGAAAGCTGCCGAAGATGCTGATGGAAAGGTATACTTTACACTCTTCGGAAGCCTGGTGGCGCCTACACCTAAGTGGGGCAAACAGCCTTAA
- a CDS encoding type II secretion system protein GspJ: protein MRAFSLIEILIAAALLGMMGVILMSSLTSSIDVRDKAEGISGRHHLIRQALSRMSSEISMAYVSTNRNPNLVMDTQFKGEKSSVGFVAFGGLQHRQDAKESGEREITYFLKDGNLMRREKENPGRTLFETGKARLVCPKVDGLLFKYWNQTTSAWDSQWKTEGKPVADMSLPSRVRIELTAKLNEDEIEKITTETEIWLTTPIFLGQ from the coding sequence ATGAGAGCTTTCTCGCTCATAGAAATCTTAATCGCCGCTGCGCTGCTTGGCATGATGGGCGTTATCTTGATGTCCAGCCTGACATCGTCTATCGATGTAAGAGATAAAGCTGAGGGCATTTCGGGCAGACATCACTTAATTAGACAGGCTCTGTCTCGCATGTCTTCTGAAATTAGCATGGCCTACGTGAGCACCAATCGAAACCCTAATCTGGTGATGGATACGCAGTTTAAAGGCGAGAAAAGCAGCGTCGGTTTTGTGGCTTTTGGAGGTTTGCAACATCGCCAGGATGCTAAAGAAAGCGGTGAAAGAGAAATCACTTACTTCTTAAAAGATGGTAATTTAATGCGCCGCGAAAAAGAAAATCCAGGCAGAACTCTCTTTGAAACCGGCAAAGCGCGCCTAGTGTGCCCTAAAGTTGATGGCCTGCTGTTTAAGTACTGGAATCAGACGACCAGCGCCTGGGACAGTCAATGGAAAACCGAGGGCAAACCCGTTGCTGACATGAGCCTGCCGTCTCGGGTTCGCATTGAGCTCACCGCTAAATTGAACGAAGACGAAATTGAAAAAATTACCACGGAGACAGAGATTTGGCTAACCACCCCAATCTTTCTAGGCCAGTGA
- a CDS encoding prepilin-type N-terminal cleavage/methylation domain-containing protein, with protein MSCPLKRYRGHRGFSLMEVMIAMAIMGLSLIYLFEAQARSIRLAAKGRALNIATQLAREKLVECKYDLLKKGFTVGDYSSEGTFAEEGQEDYRWECHGVRFNMPPPSPEAITKAMKAQGKDPNQMGAEFGANMLAPFFGLVSTTLGDSIRELVLIVRWKDGEVDEDLKVVTHVTDLKPISALAAMLPDTVGGMPGQQKPQSPPSNQTGPAGMGKP; from the coding sequence ATGAGTTGCCCATTGAAAAGATATAGGGGCCATCGTGGGTTTTCTCTCATGGAAGTCATGATTGCGATGGCGATTATGGGCTTGTCATTGATTTACCTGTTCGAGGCGCAGGCTCGGTCGATTCGACTGGCTGCGAAGGGCAGAGCTTTAAACATTGCAACGCAGTTGGCCCGGGAAAAACTTGTCGAATGCAAGTACGACCTACTCAAAAAGGGCTTTACCGTAGGCGACTATTCGAGCGAGGGAACTTTTGCAGAGGAAGGTCAAGAAGACTACCGCTGGGAGTGTCATGGCGTGAGGTTTAACATGCCACCGCCAAGTCCTGAGGCCATCACCAAAGCCATGAAAGCCCAGGGCAAAGACCCCAATCAAATGGGCGCTGAGTTTGGGGCCAATATGCTCGCGCCATTTTTTGGGCTTGTTTCAACCACGTTGGGAGATTCAATCCGCGAGCTGGTATTAATCGTTCGCTGGAAAGATGGCGAAGTGGACGAGGATTTGAAAGTTGTTACTCATGTGACGGATTTAAAGCCTATTTCTGCGCTAGCAGCCATGCTGCCTGATACCGTCGGTGGTATGCCTGGTCAGCAAAAACCGCAAAGTCCACCAAGCAACCAAACAGGTCCTGCTGGGATGGGTAAGCCATGA
- a CDS encoding prepilin-type N-terminal cleavage/methylation domain-containing protein, whose protein sequence is MQRAATSCRTVRMASQIQRMTLATGTTKRGFTLLEIMIVLALVGIFTAIAIPTFRSITGSKLKSSANQMLGLIRDTYARASLSGKTARIVFDLETNEYWVEESADNVIVKSQKEEEIEQEERERDPEAVKNIKNPDFKAVEDELGQKQKLPEDVYFRSVWIDRFEERVTKGQVALYFFPDGFTEEAQIVLSDDPAGNRLYDLIVEPLTGTVLIEDHELPIEKI, encoded by the coding sequence ATGCAAAGAGCTGCGACGTCGTGTCGAACGGTCCGGATGGCCAGCCAGATACAGAGGATGACGTTGGCAACTGGGACGACTAAACGAGGTTTTACCCTTCTCGAAATTATGATCGTTTTGGCCTTGGTGGGTATCTTCACGGCCATCGCGATTCCGACATTTCGATCGATTACGGGCAGTAAGCTGAAAAGCTCTGCCAACCAGATGCTTGGGCTGATTCGGGACACCTATGCCCGAGCATCTCTATCAGGCAAGACTGCGCGCATTGTTTTCGACTTGGAAACAAATGAATATTGGGTCGAAGAATCGGCCGACAATGTGATCGTGAAATCGCAAAAAGAAGAAGAAATTGAGCAGGAAGAACGTGAGCGAGATCCTGAAGCTGTTAAAAATATAAAAAACCCTGATTTTAAAGCAGTCGAAGACGAGCTGGGCCAAAAACAGAAATTGCCCGAAGATGTTTATTTTAGAAGCGTTTGGATCGATAGGTTTGAAGAGAGGGTAACCAAGGGGCAGGTGGCTTTGTACTTCTTTCCCGATGGTTTTACCGAAGAAGCCCAGATTGTCTTGTCGGATGATCCCGCAGGCAACAGACTCTATGATCTGATCGTTGAGCCTTTGACCGGAACTGTGTTGATTGAAGACCATGAGTTGCCCATTGAAAAGATATAG
- a CDS encoding type II secretion system protein GspG, translating to MKSAVRGFSLIEIMIVMALIGLIVAGIAVAVFGQMEKGQKSAARTEAAGLAQKLVIYKAERRKAPDSWEDLIKNGDVEKAPVDPWGNEYRFVCPGTHNAKSCDVVSNGPDGQPDTEDDVGNWDD from the coding sequence ATGAAAAGTGCTGTTAGAGGATTTTCGCTGATTGAGATCATGATCGTGATGGCTTTGATCGGTTTGATTGTGGCCGGTATAGCGGTGGCGGTCTTTGGACAAATGGAAAAAGGTCAAAAAAGTGCTGCCCGTACGGAAGCAGCTGGTTTGGCCCAAAAATTGGTAATTTACAAAGCTGAACGCCGAAAAGCGCCGGATTCTTGGGAAGATTTGATTAAAAATGGCGATGTGGAAAAAGCGCCGGTAGACCCGTGGGGCAACGAATACCGTTTTGTTTGCCCAGGCACACATAATGCAAAGAGCTGCGACGTCGTGTCGAACGGTCCGGATGGCCAGCCAGATACAGAGGATGACGTTGGCAACTGGGACGACTAA
- the gspF gene encoding type II secretion system inner membrane protein GspF, producing the protein MPVYEYKGYGAGGKSVKGIRDADGVKSLRMLLRKEGILATDVTEAAVGATLTKPGKGFLKQTIRLDSFFGRIKLQDIASTTRQMAILLQAGVPLVESLTALLDQIENEKLKRVYSEIRSNVNEGSSLANAMEKHKIFSSIYINMVRAGESSGALEVVLERLADFMENQAQLRGKILSAMAYPAVMALVSVVIMVMMLTTVVPRISQIFLRAKVKLPLMTRVLITVSDILSGFWWLILIVAIGAVYAFMRWKKTPKGRAKWDNFRMRVPLLGPVTQLIAVARFSRTLSTLLASGVPLLNALQIVRNIVSNDVLEKAIDSVREAVREGEDIATPLKRSGVFPPMVTHMIAIGEKSGQLETMLTRIAIAYEQQVTLKVTTLTSLLEPLMIAFMGTSVGFIVFAILTPIMQMNQLVK; encoded by the coding sequence ATGCCTGTTTACGAGTACAAAGGTTATGGTGCGGGTGGCAAAAGCGTCAAAGGCATTCGCGATGCTGACGGCGTTAAATCCCTGCGCATGCTCCTGCGGAAAGAGGGCATTTTGGCAACGGATGTTACCGAAGCGGCTGTAGGCGCGACGCTAACCAAACCCGGCAAGGGGTTTTTAAAACAGACCATCCGGTTAGATTCGTTTTTTGGTCGCATCAAGCTGCAGGATATTGCTTCGACCACTCGGCAAATGGCGATTTTACTGCAAGCCGGTGTGCCGCTGGTTGAATCACTCACCGCTCTTTTAGACCAAATCGAGAACGAAAAGTTAAAGCGGGTCTATTCAGAGATTCGATCGAATGTGAATGAAGGCTCCTCGCTCGCGAATGCGATGGAAAAGCACAAGATTTTCAGCTCAATCTATATCAATATGGTGAGAGCTGGTGAATCTTCAGGCGCTTTAGAAGTCGTTTTGGAGCGCCTGGCTGATTTCATGGAAAATCAGGCCCAGCTGCGCGGCAAGATTTTAAGTGCCATGGCCTATCCGGCGGTGATGGCGCTGGTTTCGGTGGTTATCATGGTGATGATGCTCACCACTGTGGTACCGCGCATCTCCCAGATATTTTTGCGGGCCAAAGTGAAATTGCCGCTCATGACCCGAGTGCTGATTACCGTTAGTGATATTTTGAGCGGTTTTTGGTGGCTGATTTTGATCGTGGCGATTGGCGCTGTATATGCTTTTATGCGTTGGAAAAAAACGCCGAAGGGCAGGGCTAAATGGGACAACTTTAGGATGCGGGTGCCTCTTTTAGGTCCGGTCACGCAGTTGATTGCTGTCGCTAGATTTTCAAGAACGCTATCGACTCTGCTTGCCAGCGGTGTTCCACTGCTGAATGCCTTGCAAATTGTACGAAATATCGTTTCCAACGATGTGCTGGAAAAGGCCATTGATTCCGTGCGCGAAGCCGTTCGAGAAGGGGAAGACATTGCGACGCCTTTAAAGCGTAGTGGTGTATTTCCACCCATGGTGACGCATATGATTGCCATTGGCGAAAAATCGGGCCAACTCGAAACCATGCTGACGCGCATCGCGATTGCCTATGAACAACAAGTGACACTCAAAGTCACCACTTTAACCAGCCTTTTAGAACCTCTGATGATAGCATTCATGGGTACGAGTGTAGGTTTTATTGTGTTTGCGATCTTGACACCCATTATGCAAATGAATCAACTTGTTAAATAG
- the gspE gene encoding type II secretion system ATPase GspE, with protein sequence MMNDKPFWGKPLGEVVKALFGVTEGQLTHALTLQKEKGARLGEMLVTSKVLTNVQLAKALAIQSDLPFIESIDVEQIDPDLLRPIPITFAKQNRILPIGLTPQDHIRLACFDPFDMGAYDELRLLYGKELDLEIAAPELIINSINKSYDRLIRQAETAVAELEESSDTESLKGGLEDEVVDLLDIEGDDEAPIIRLVNSLISQAVKDRASDIHVEPFERDLIVRFRIDGILYEIIKPPKRFQNSIISRLKIMAGLNIAEKRLPQDGRIRLKVAGKDFDVRVSSVPTGYGERIVMRLLDRSSVLRSLEDIGFSGRILKSIDQIIHSSHGIFLVSGPTGSGKTSTLYGCLSKINKPELNILTIEDPVEYQLPGVGQVQVNTKIDLTFASGLRAFLRQDPDVIMVGEIRDRTTAEIAVQASLTGHLVFSTVHTNDAPGAISRLVDMQVEPFLVASSLMAVLAQRLVRTICPDCREEYEPRAEELLEIGLDPKTVKKLWRGKGCGNCQNTGYLGRLGIFELMLVEENIRQLILQNADSATIKNKAREQGMVTLREDGAQKVLAGITTLEEVTRVTREENLVVE encoded by the coding sequence ATGATGAACGACAAACCATTTTGGGGAAAGCCATTAGGTGAAGTGGTTAAAGCGTTGTTTGGTGTGACCGAAGGTCAGCTCACGCACGCACTGACTTTGCAGAAAGAAAAAGGCGCTCGCCTGGGTGAGATGTTGGTGACTTCTAAAGTACTAACAAACGTTCAGTTGGCTAAGGCTTTGGCGATTCAGTCCGATTTACCTTTTATTGAATCGATTGATGTTGAGCAGATCGACCCAGATCTTTTGCGGCCGATTCCGATCACTTTCGCCAAGCAGAATCGCATTCTGCCGATAGGTTTAACGCCTCAGGATCACATTCGTTTGGCGTGTTTCGACCCATTCGATATGGGCGCTTACGATGAGCTTCGGCTTTTGTATGGTAAAGAGCTAGATCTCGAGATTGCGGCGCCTGAGTTGATTATCAACTCAATTAATAAGTCTTACGATCGGTTGATCCGGCAAGCCGAAACCGCGGTCGCCGAACTTGAAGAATCAAGTGATACCGAAAGCCTCAAAGGCGGCTTGGAAGACGAAGTCGTCGATTTGCTCGATATCGAAGGCGATGACGAAGCGCCGATTATCCGCTTGGTTAACTCACTCATCAGCCAGGCAGTGAAAGATAGGGCAAGTGATATTCATGTTGAGCCTTTTGAACGCGATTTAATCGTCCGTTTTCGCATTGATGGTATTTTGTACGAGATTATTAAGCCGCCCAAGCGTTTTCAAAACTCGATTATCTCGCGTTTGAAGATTATGGCGGGCCTGAATATTGCCGAAAAGCGTCTGCCTCAGGATGGCCGTATTCGGCTTAAGGTTGCGGGTAAAGATTTTGACGTTCGTGTGTCCAGCGTGCCGACGGGTTATGGCGAGCGCATCGTCATGCGTCTGCTCGATCGCTCCAGCGTGCTACGCAGTTTGGAAGATATTGGTTTTTCGGGTCGAATTCTGAAGTCTATCGATCAAATCATCCATTCTTCGCATGGCATCTTTTTGGTTTCGGGACCTACGGGTTCTGGGAAAACTTCGACTTTGTATGGCTGCTTGTCTAAAATTAATAAGCCCGAACTGAACATCTTAACCATCGAAGATCCGGTTGAATATCAACTGCCGGGTGTCGGTCAAGTCCAGGTTAATACAAAGATCGACTTAACGTTTGCGAGTGGCCTGAGAGCTTTCTTGCGTCAAGATCCAGACGTCATCATGGTTGGTGAAATTCGAGATAGAACCACCGCTGAAATCGCCGTACAGGCTTCGTTGACGGGTCACTTGGTGTTTTCAACCGTTCATACCAACGATGCGCCAGGCGCGATCAGCCGATTGGTTGATATGCAGGTTGAGCCATTCTTGGTCGCGAGCTCTTTAATGGCCGTGTTGGCGCAACGCTTGGTCCGAACCATTTGCCCCGATTGTAGAGAAGAGTATGAACCACGCGCCGAAGAGCTTCTGGAAATCGGACTTGATCCCAAGACTGTGAAAAAACTTTGGCGCGGCAAGGGCTGCGGCAACTGCCAAAATACAGGCTATTTGGGCCGGCTCGGTATTTTCGAGTTGATGCTTGTAGAAGAGAATATCAGACAGCTGATTTTGCAGAATGCCGATTCAGCGACCATTAAGAACAAAGCCAGAGAGCAGGGCATGGTCACGCTTCGAGAAGATGGCGCCCAAAAGGTGCTGGCTGGTATTACGACTTTAGAAGAAGTCACCCGTGTCACGCGTGAAGAAAATTTGGTGGTAGAATAA
- the gspD gene encoding type II secretion system secretin GspD: protein MKKHMCRFLALIFFSLTVSAQQQFGPLPDDELPIAPLRGEDIPPPPRPMGRDSGRPARSAQRNANNNDIAKVVPTKCVRPKGKFPWNLEKAKLSDLVDQVSRLTCRNFIIASGVKPSQEISIISRTPITVDQAWQAFQSTLEANELSLFKTGDYYKIIKRVDSPRQPIPVVDEKATLPNDEGMVTYLYDLKHLTKDVGQSLVKGLISRVGDVIVVGETFLVITDGSSNIRRVMKILAGVDVSGAANRIHIVDLVHADAVQIQTKLNDIFTGGKSNDNSRPRSPYDDFGPPRARGAAAGENFSLQKMIADERTNKLIIISSDKAFDRIKDMIDVLDVPSSGASSKGEIYVYHLKNGDSKKIAATLTALLQGVKSGRAGSQPGNFGREEVLEGDTKISADEATNSLVIVASPRDYKTVVKVIAKLDRKRIQIYVEAAIMEITVSDNKDYGVGAFGAIPVAGAGVGILATGAGEKLAKDMFTAIGASLAPNGGGATAAAAQGLAPFLSTLGFVGSGQTLNLNGQTITVPGVGAILKLAQQYSNADILSTPSLMTLDNEKAEMSVGQRIPTISGASTMGLGTGAGGIGIPLQNVKYEEPKLKFTITPHVNDDNMVRMEIEQDVSDVGEQVQLLGSTQYKFSTKTAKTIVSAKDQQTIVLGGLISESYSTSETKVPFLGDIPILGHLFKTTSKVKFKKNLMLVLTPYVIRDDADLRKIYDRKSQEREEFGKLYFGNKITTFDPHVDYEKKVGPVTALIDQVKEEMAKTENGGPGLPGETLIEAPAVHDDLEKHKVQTLDSSLPVEAPPSETPAPTPLQPTETVIIDQPPMQLPEPAPIPVTP, encoded by the coding sequence ATGAAAAAACATATGTGCAGGTTTTTAGCTCTGATTTTTTTCTCACTAACCGTGAGCGCTCAACAGCAATTTGGTCCTCTTCCCGACGATGAACTGCCCATCGCGCCGCTCCGTGGTGAGGATATCCCGCCACCGCCTCGTCCTATGGGCAGGGACAGTGGACGCCCGGCCAGGTCCGCACAAAGAAACGCTAATAACAATGATATTGCTAAGGTCGTGCCCACCAAGTGCGTCAGGCCCAAAGGCAAATTTCCGTGGAACCTGGAAAAAGCCAAGCTGTCCGATTTAGTGGATCAAGTTAGCCGCTTAACTTGCCGTAACTTTATTATTGCCAGCGGTGTTAAGCCTTCCCAAGAAATCTCGATTATCAGTCGCACGCCGATAACTGTGGATCAAGCATGGCAAGCATTCCAATCCACTTTGGAAGCCAACGAGCTGAGCCTTTTCAAGACTGGCGATTATTACAAAATTATCAAGCGCGTTGATTCGCCCCGCCAGCCGATTCCTGTGGTCGATGAAAAAGCCACGTTGCCAAATGATGAAGGCATGGTGACCTATCTATATGATCTAAAGCACCTAACCAAAGACGTAGGTCAATCCTTGGTCAAAGGCTTAATCTCCAGAGTCGGCGATGTCATTGTCGTTGGTGAAACTTTCTTGGTTATCACTGACGGTTCATCCAACATTCGACGCGTGATGAAGATTTTAGCTGGCGTAGACGTCTCAGGCGCCGCCAACCGCATCCATATTGTTGATTTGGTTCACGCAGACGCCGTCCAGATTCAAACAAAGCTGAACGATATTTTCACCGGTGGTAAATCAAACGATAATAGCAGGCCAAGATCTCCCTACGATGATTTCGGCCCGCCAAGAGCTCGGGGTGCAGCAGCTGGTGAGAACTTCTCGCTACAGAAAATGATCGCCGATGAGCGCACCAACAAGCTGATCATTATCTCGTCCGATAAAGCCTTCGACCGAATCAAAGACATGATCGACGTGTTGGACGTACCATCTAGCGGCGCATCTTCCAAAGGCGAAATCTACGTTTACCATTTGAAGAACGGTGATTCGAAGAAAATCGCAGCGACTTTAACTGCCCTTTTACAAGGCGTTAAATCTGGTCGAGCGGGTAGCCAGCCAGGCAATTTCGGCCGTGAAGAAGTCCTGGAAGGCGATACCAAAATTAGCGCTGACGAGGCAACCAACTCGCTTGTAATCGTTGCTAGTCCTAGAGATTACAAAACCGTGGTCAAGGTTATTGCGAAGTTAGACCGTAAACGCATTCAAATATATGTTGAGGCCGCCATTATGGAAATCACTGTGTCTGATAATAAAGACTACGGTGTAGGGGCATTCGGCGCTATCCCTGTTGCGGGAGCAGGGGTTGGAATATTGGCCACAGGTGCAGGTGAAAAATTAGCGAAAGACATGTTTACGGCCATTGGAGCGTCACTTGCTCCAAACGGTGGTGGCGCTACTGCGGCCGCAGCGCAAGGCCTGGCTCCCTTTCTCAGCACGCTGGGATTTGTAGGCTCTGGGCAAACCCTCAATCTGAACGGACAAACGATAACCGTTCCTGGTGTTGGAGCAATACTTAAGCTTGCTCAGCAGTATTCGAACGCGGATATCCTATCGACACCCTCGCTCATGACCTTGGACAATGAAAAGGCCGAAATGTCAGTTGGTCAGAGGATCCCGACGATTAGTGGTGCCTCCACGATGGGCCTGGGCACAGGGGCGGGCGGCATCGGCATTCCACTTCAAAACGTCAAATATGAAGAACCTAAGTTGAAGTTTACCATCACGCCGCACGTCAACGACGACAACATGGTACGCATGGAAATTGAGCAAGATGTCAGCGACGTCGGTGAGCAAGTTCAGCTACTAGGATCGACCCAGTATAAATTTAGCACCAAGACAGCGAAAACCATTGTGTCGGCGAAGGATCAACAAACAATCGTACTTGGTGGATTGATTAGCGAAAGCTATAGCACCAGCGAGACAAAGGTTCCGTTTCTGGGTGACATCCCGATTCTAGGTCACTTATTTAAGACGACTTCCAAAGTTAAGTTTAAGAAGAATTTGATGCTCGTTCTAACGCCTTATGTAATCCGCGATGATGCCGACCTTCGTAAAATCTACGATCGCAAATCGCAGGAACGTGAAGAATTCGGTAAGCTCTACTTCGGTAACAAGATTACTACTTTCGATCCACACGTAGACTATGAAAAGAAAGTCGGTCCGGTAACTGCTTTGATCGACCAAGTTAAGGAAGAAATGGCTAAAACGGAGAATGGTGGACCCGGTCTTCCCGGTGAAACCTTGATCGAAGCGCCGGCGGTTCATGATGATTTGGAAAAGCACAAAGTGCAAACTCTTGATTCCTCACTGCCTGTTGAAGCGCCTCCATCTGAAACGCCAGCGCCAACACCCCTGCAGCCAACGGAAACGGTGATCATCGACCAGCCTCCTATGCAGCTGCCTGAACCCGCTCCCATTCCGGTCACGCCATGA
- the gspC gene encoding type II secretion system protein GspC, with protein sequence MQWRFKGRFWMARLGFLAVCAYLTASTVNLWVGHRISKSLSADVAAKPKVKPLALGPTREKRDFASAANRNMFGSKREAISLLELNDVESSGNWEDAVPTTLGARLIATAVFIFPQYSLASIEAGGNVQSYSVNECPTDSAPMDPLFIDILGPSVAAPLAPCNRLLDAATIKRIEEDRVIIFNENARRYEYLALHDGFVPVAPSRKIFAPPTSSDNLGSTLRKVGQNKFEIEAKDFDATMGNLSQLATQARIVPAFEDGKSVGFKLFNIAPGSLYAKVGLQDGDIITKINGYELNSPDKALELYQMRSTASQLNIDYKRGGTSTSTEIAIQGRPR encoded by the coding sequence ATGCAGTGGCGATTCAAAGGGCGATTCTGGATGGCGCGGCTTGGCTTTTTAGCCGTCTGTGCTTATTTAACGGCAAGCACGGTGAATCTTTGGGTAGGTCATCGGATTTCCAAGTCGTTATCGGCAGATGTCGCTGCTAAACCAAAAGTAAAGCCTTTAGCTCTGGGACCAACTCGCGAAAAACGCGATTTTGCGAGTGCTGCTAACCGCAATATGTTTGGCTCTAAACGTGAAGCTATTTCTCTTCTTGAGCTTAACGACGTTGAAAGCAGTGGTAATTGGGAGGATGCAGTGCCTACGACTTTGGGTGCCAGGTTAATCGCAACCGCCGTATTTATTTTCCCTCAATACTCCTTGGCGTCCATTGAAGCTGGCGGCAACGTCCAGTCGTATTCTGTCAACGAATGCCCAACCGATAGCGCGCCGATGGATCCGCTGTTTATCGATATTTTGGGACCTTCCGTGGCAGCGCCGCTCGCCCCTTGCAATCGATTACTGGATGCTGCGACCATTAAGCGAATTGAAGAAGACCGCGTGATTATTTTCAACGAAAATGCGCGGCGTTATGAGTATCTTGCGCTACATGACGGCTTTGTGCCGGTGGCCCCAAGCCGAAAGATATTCGCGCCGCCAACCAGTTCGGACAATCTCGGCTCAACTTTACGAAAAGTAGGCCAAAATAAATTTGAAATTGAAGCCAAAGACTTTGACGCCACCATGGGTAACCTCTCGCAATTGGCCACGCAGGCTCGTATTGTCCCGGCATTTGAAGACGGTAAATCGGTTGGATTTAAGCTGTTTAACATTGCACCTGGCTCACTTTACGCGAAAGTTGGCCTTCAAGACGGTGATATTATCACCAAGATAAACGGCTACGAGTTGAACAGCCCAGACAAAGCTCTGGAACTTTATCAAATGCGTTCAACCGCGAGCCAACTTAATATTGACTACAAACGTGGCGGTACCTCAACCTCCACCGAAATCGCTATTCAAGGTCGCCCAAGATAA